In a genomic window of Thiolapillus brandeum:
- the murA gene encoding UDP-N-acetylglucosamine 1-carboxyvinyltransferase, with product MDKLVITGGAPLDGEVRISGAKNAALPILASALLSEGIVRLGNVPHLQDVTTTIGLLGRMGVGITVDERMTIEIDPSTISSFAAPYELVKVMRASILVLGPLLARFGEADVSLPGGCAIGSRPVNLHLDGLRAMGAEISVDGGYIKARARRLQGARLVMDLITVTGTENLMMAAALAKGESIIENAAREPEVVDLANCLISMGARIEGAGTDTIRIQGVETLSGTSHSVMPDRIETGTFLVAGALSRGRVKVRDTDANLLDAVLAKLREAGAKLEIGEDWIELDMQGRRPRAVDIHTAPYPAFPTDMQAQFTALNSVAEGVGTITENVFENRFMHVQEMQRMGANIKLEGNTAIVAGVEKLTGAPVMATDLRASASLVLAGLMASGETVVDRIYHIDRGYQNIEEKLAGLGGKIRRLPD from the coding sequence ATGGATAAACTCGTAATCACTGGCGGTGCCCCCCTGGATGGGGAAGTACGCATATCCGGCGCGAAGAACGCTGCCCTGCCGATTCTGGCGTCTGCATTGCTCAGTGAGGGCATAGTGCGCTTGGGCAATGTGCCTCACTTGCAGGATGTGACCACTACCATCGGCCTCCTGGGCCGTATGGGCGTGGGCATCACTGTGGATGAGCGCATGACCATAGAGATCGATCCGTCCACGATTTCCAGTTTTGCCGCGCCCTATGAGTTGGTCAAGGTGATGCGCGCCTCCATTCTGGTGCTGGGGCCTTTGCTGGCACGGTTTGGCGAAGCGGATGTTTCCCTGCCCGGTGGTTGCGCCATTGGCTCGCGGCCGGTGAATCTGCACCTGGACGGCCTGCGCGCCATGGGGGCGGAGATCTCCGTGGATGGTGGCTATATCAAGGCCCGCGCCAGGCGCCTGCAGGGTGCGCGCCTGGTGATGGATCTGATTACCGTTACCGGCACCGAGAATCTGATGATGGCCGCTGCCCTGGCCAAAGGCGAGAGTATTATCGAGAACGCCGCCCGGGAACCGGAAGTGGTGGATCTGGCCAACTGCCTGATCAGCATGGGCGCAAGGATCGAGGGCGCAGGCACGGACACCATCCGCATTCAGGGGGTGGAAACCCTTTCCGGCACCAGCCATTCGGTCATGCCGGATCGTATCGAGACTGGTACCTTTCTGGTGGCCGGGGCCTTGAGCCGGGGCAGGGTCAAGGTGCGTGATACCGATGCGAATCTACTGGATGCGGTACTGGCCAAGCTTCGTGAAGCCGGGGCAAAGCTGGAGATTGGTGAGGACTGGATAGAACTGGATATGCAGGGCCGCCGTCCCCGGGCCGTGGATATCCACACTGCCCCTTATCCCGCCTTTCCCACGGATATGCAGGCTCAGTTCACGGCCCTGAATTCCGTCGCGGAAGGGGTGGGCACCATTACCGAGAATGTTTTCGAGAATCGCTTCATGCATGTGCAGGAAATGCAGCGCATGGGGGCCAACATCAAGCTGGAAGGCAATACGGCCATTGTTGCCGGAGTGGAAAAGCTTACGGGTGCTCCGGTAATGGCCACGGATCTGCGCGCCTCGGCCTCCCTGGTCCTGGCAGGGCTGATGGCCAGCGGCGAAACCGTGGTGGATCGGATCTACCATATCGACCGGGGTTATCAGAATATCGAAGAAAAACTGGCGGGCCTGGGTGGAAAGATCCGGCGCCTGCCGGATTGA
- the hisG gene encoding ATP phosphoribosyltransferase: MEFESPITIALAKGRILKDTLPLLKHAGIELRDDPDTSRKLILDTNIDAVKVVLIRATDVPTYVQWGAADLGVSGKDTLIEHGGDGLYEPLDLQIAKCRLMVAGHPGARLDGQRLRIATKYVKAAKQHFAAKGQQVEIIKLYGSMELAPLVGLSDLIVDLVESGNTLKANGLVPLEFVMDISSRLVVNKASWKMKHETIIALVESLAEVING; this comes from the coding sequence ATGGAATTCGAATCACCCATAACCATCGCCCTGGCCAAGGGGCGCATCCTGAAAGACACACTTCCGCTGCTGAAACATGCCGGGATCGAGCTGCGGGATGATCCGGATACCAGTCGCAAGCTGATTCTGGATACCAATATTGATGCTGTAAAAGTGGTACTGATTCGGGCGACAGATGTGCCCACCTATGTTCAATGGGGCGCGGCGGATCTGGGGGTGTCGGGCAAAGATACCCTGATCGAGCATGGTGGTGACGGACTCTATGAGCCACTGGATCTGCAAATAGCCAAGTGCCGCCTGATGGTGGCGGGGCATCCGGGCGCCCGCCTGGACGGACAGCGTTTGCGCATTGCCACCAAGTATGTGAAGGCGGCCAAGCAGCACTTTGCCGCCAAGGGCCAGCAGGTGGAGATCATCAAACTCTACGGCTCCATGGAGCTGGCGCCTCTGGTGGGCCTGTCGGATCTCATCGTGGATCTGGTGGAGAGCGGCAACACCCTCAAGGCCAATGGCCTGGTGCCCCTGGAATTCGTCATGGATATCAGCTCCCGCCTGGTGGTGAACAAGGCGAGCTGGAAAATGAAACATGAAACCATTATCGCGCTGGTGGAAAGCCTCGCGGAGGTGATCAATGGCTGA
- a CDS encoding glutathione S-transferase N-terminal domain-containing protein codes for MTLFSDPADLHSHRVRLVLAEKHVTTDIVDVDPLNLPEDVMDLNPYGTAPTLVDRDLVLFDSRIILEYLDERYPHPPLLPVDPVSRATFRMYMYRVEQDWYSKVNVILGGGKPATKARKELKESLIASAPIVEAKPFFMSDEFSVVDASIAPLLWRLPYLGIELENKASNIFNAYAARLFKREAFAQSLTEAEREMRL; via the coding sequence ATGACACTGTTTTCTGATCCGGCGGATCTGCACAGTCACCGCGTACGCCTGGTGCTGGCAGAAAAGCATGTAACCACCGACATCGTTGATGTCGATCCCCTCAACCTGCCCGAAGATGTCATGGATCTCAATCCCTATGGTACGGCCCCCACACTGGTGGACCGTGACCTGGTGTTGTTTGATTCGCGCATCATTCTCGAATACCTGGATGAGCGCTACCCCCATCCGCCCCTGCTGCCTGTAGACCCGGTTTCCCGGGCTACATTCCGCATGTATATGTATCGGGTGGAACAGGATTGGTATAGTAAGGTGAATGTAATACTTGGTGGAGGCAAGCCCGCTACCAAGGCGCGCAAGGAGTTGAAGGAAAGCCTGATTGCCAGCGCACCGATTGTGGAGGCCAAGCCGTTTTTCATGAGCGATGAGTTTTCCGTGGTTGATGCCAGCATCGCACCACTGCTGTGGCGTCTGCCGTATTTGGGCATCGAGCTGGAAAACAAGGCTTCCAACATCTTCAACGCTTATGCGGCACGCCTGTTCAAGCGTGAAGCTTTTGCCCAGAGCCTGACTGAAGCTGAGCGCGAAATGCGCCTCTAG
- the petA gene encoding ubiquinol-cytochrome c reductase iron-sulfur subunit gives MSSQGVDLKKRRMLITATAGIGAVGAGFALVPFISYWQPSARAKALGAPEEADISKIEPGALLRVKWRGKVCWIVRRTEETLKNLKENTDHLVDPDSEVPQQPEYCKNYHRSIKPEYLIAVGICTHLGCSPTYRPDIGPADLGADWMGGFFCPCHGSKFDLAARVYKGVPAPTNLVIPPHKYLSDTRVLIGADDGGAA, from the coding sequence ATGAGCTCACAAGGCGTGGACCTCAAAAAACGCCGCATGTTGATTACAGCTACTGCTGGCATCGGTGCGGTTGGCGCGGGCTTTGCCCTCGTTCCTTTTATCAGCTACTGGCAACCCAGCGCCCGTGCCAAGGCACTGGGTGCGCCGGAAGAGGCTGACATCAGCAAGATCGAGCCTGGTGCGTTGTTGCGTGTCAAATGGCGTGGCAAGGTTTGCTGGATCGTGCGTCGTACCGAGGAGACGTTGAAGAACCTCAAGGAAAATACCGATCATCTCGTTGATCCCGATTCCGAGGTTCCCCAGCAGCCCGAGTACTGCAAGAATTATCACCGTTCCATCAAGCCGGAATACCTGATAGCAGTGGGCATTTGCACCCATTTGGGTTGCTCTCCCACCTACCGTCCGGATATTGGTCCTGCAGATCTGGGCGCCGACTGGATGGGTGGCTTCTTCTGCCCCTGTCATGGCTCCAAGTTCGACCTGGCTGCACGGGTGTACAAAGGTGTGCCCGCGCCGACCAACCTGGTGATTCCCCCGCACAAGTACCTCAGCGACACGCGGGTGCTTATTGGTGCAGATGACGGAGGTGCGGCATGA
- the hisC gene encoding histidinol-phosphate transaminase encodes MEQRVQSWIRPEIQALSAYHVPDASELVKLDAMENPYTWPQDLRREWLKRLSHVDVNRYPDPRAKDLAGELRLAMQVPGEMAVLLGNGSDEIIQMLALAVSGQGRSILSVEPGFVMYSMIATWCGMDYHGVPLRGEDFSLDMPALRLAIGKHQPALIFLACPNNPTGNLFADEEIVEVLEMAPGLVVVDEAYAPFTDHSFMSRLGRFDNLLVMRTVSKLGLAGLRLGMLAGPQAWLDEIDKVRMPYNINVLTQETARFALEHHQVLDEQTRAIRRDRQKMFESLQGMQGITAYPSQANFILARTAPGRAQALFEHLLNNGVLVKKLHGSHPLLEDCLRFTVGRPEENRQLLELLEGFGHG; translated from the coding sequence ATGGAGCAACGGGTACAAAGCTGGATTCGTCCCGAAATCCAGGCCCTGTCCGCCTATCACGTGCCGGATGCTTCGGAGCTGGTCAAGCTCGATGCCATGGAAAACCCCTATACCTGGCCGCAGGATCTGCGCCGGGAATGGCTGAAGCGTTTGAGTCACGTGGATGTGAACCGCTATCCCGATCCCCGGGCCAAAGACCTGGCCGGGGAATTGCGCCTGGCCATGCAGGTACCCGGGGAGATGGCGGTGCTGCTGGGTAATGGTTCGGATGAGATCATCCAGATGCTGGCCCTGGCCGTGAGCGGCCAGGGGCGCAGCATCCTGTCCGTGGAGCCCGGTTTCGTCATGTATTCCATGATCGCCACCTGGTGCGGCATGGATTATCACGGCGTGCCCCTGCGCGGGGAGGACTTTTCCCTGGATATGCCCGCCTTACGCCTGGCCATCGGGAAACACCAGCCGGCCCTGATCTTCCTGGCCTGCCCCAATAACCCCACGGGCAATCTGTTCGCCGACGAGGAGATTGTCGAGGTGCTCGAAATGGCCCCGGGCCTGGTTGTGGTGGACGAGGCCTATGCGCCTTTTACCGACCACAGTTTCATGTCCCGCCTGGGACGATTCGACAACCTGTTGGTGATGCGCACGGTGTCCAAGTTGGGACTGGCGGGTCTGCGTTTGGGGATGCTGGCCGGGCCCCAGGCCTGGCTGGACGAGATCGACAAGGTGCGCATGCCCTACAATATCAATGTGCTCACCCAGGAAACCGCCCGTTTCGCCCTGGAGCATCACCAGGTGCTGGACGAGCAGACCCGCGCCATCCGCCGGGACCGGCAGAAAATGTTCGAGTCCTTGCAGGGTATGCAGGGCATCACGGCCTATCCTTCCCAGGCCAACTTCATTCTTGCGCGCACGGCCCCTGGCCGCGCCCAGGCTTTGTTCGAGCACTTGTTGAACAACGGTGTGCTGGTGAAAAAACTCCATGGCAGTCATCCTCTGCTGGAAGACTGCCTGCGGTTCACCGTGGGCAGGCCGGAGGAAAACCGGCAGCTGCTGGAATTGCTGGAGGGCTTCGGCCATGGCTGA
- a CDS encoding DUF2238 domain-containing protein yields the protein MNTLPRPTHKETLIWLGIYAVVLIWSAIAPKDRFTWFLEVAPALIGLVVLAITWKPFPLTRMTYWLILVHCIILMVGGHYTYAEVPLFDWIRDMVGGDRNNYDKLGHLAQGLIPAVIARELLIRLQVINGRIWTKFFAVCFVLAFSAFYELVEWWVAVASGEDATAFLGTQGYIWDTQSDMFLALIGGIIAVTLLAPWQDRQLAEFIPGEAG from the coding sequence ATGAATACCCTGCCCCGCCCCACCCACAAGGAAACCCTCATCTGGCTGGGCATCTATGCCGTGGTACTCATCTGGTCTGCCATTGCCCCGAAAGACCGCTTCACCTGGTTTCTCGAGGTCGCCCCGGCCCTCATCGGCCTGGTGGTGCTGGCCATTACCTGGAAGCCTTTTCCCCTGACCCGCATGACCTATTGGCTGATCCTTGTTCACTGCATCATTCTCATGGTGGGTGGCCACTATACTTATGCGGAAGTCCCCCTGTTCGACTGGATACGCGACATGGTGGGCGGAGATCGCAACAACTATGACAAGCTCGGTCACCTGGCCCAGGGACTGATTCCGGCCGTGATCGCCCGGGAACTGTTGATCCGCCTGCAGGTGATCAACGGCAGGATCTGGACCAAATTCTTTGCGGTCTGCTTCGTGCTGGCCTTCAGCGCTTTCTACGAGCTGGTGGAATGGTGGGTTGCCGTGGCCAGTGGCGAAGACGCCACGGCTTTTCTGGGCACCCAGGGCTACATCTGGGACACCCAGTCGGACATGTTTCTGGCCCTGATCGGCGGCATCATCGCCGTAACCCTGCTGGCTCCCTGGCAGGACCGCCAACTTGCCGAATTCATTCCGGGCGAGGCCGGATAA
- a CDS encoding histidine phosphatase family protein, whose protein sequence is MAERGRFPVLYWGSILLLLLMLAFSGWWWYRSTIGSCDNLLDDPVTRAYVQRMWKNGRITVLMLHTDRCRDGEGQHCIEGLTAKGEADAKDIGAGMKRLFPGSFDLYSSKVDRAAATARLAFGRSPEVVPWLGEDCEADLQEQLVKPHKGNQVMVTHSTCLGLLTDGKGDKLIPFKPAGHEDCGLAVFLLRPEDGGIPKVLACAWPGDWGDAAHG, encoded by the coding sequence ATGGCTGAACGGGGCCGTTTTCCGGTGCTCTACTGGGGCAGCATCCTGCTATTGCTGCTCATGCTCGCTTTCAGCGGCTGGTGGTGGTATCGCAGCACCATTGGCTCCTGTGACAATCTGCTGGATGATCCGGTCACCCGGGCTTACGTGCAGCGCATGTGGAAGAATGGACGCATCACTGTGCTCATGCTGCATACGGATCGATGCCGGGATGGAGAGGGGCAGCATTGCATCGAAGGCTTGACGGCAAAAGGCGAGGCCGACGCAAAAGACATTGGTGCTGGCATGAAACGCCTGTTTCCCGGCAGTTTCGATCTGTACAGCAGCAAGGTGGACAGGGCAGCAGCTACCGCCAGACTGGCATTCGGGCGTTCCCCGGAAGTGGTGCCCTGGCTGGGCGAAGACTGCGAGGCGGATCTGCAGGAACAGCTGGTTAAACCCCACAAGGGCAACCAGGTCATGGTGACACACAGCACCTGTCTGGGGTTGTTGACTGACGGGAAGGGAGACAAGCTCATTCCTTTCAAACCGGCCGGTCATGAAGACTGTGGGCTGGCGGTGTTCCTGTTGCGGCCGGAAGACGGTGGTATTCCCAAAGTGTTGGCTTGTGCCTGGCCCGGGGACTGGGGCGATGCCGCACATGGCTGA
- a CDS encoding cytochrome c1 yields the protein MKKLIAILSLALLPIVGFANEGHHLESANVDLNDHAALQRGAKYFVNYCQGCHSLKYVRYELFENFDLSKEQILNNLVFSDAKIGDLITTSMPEGASADWFGTTPPDLTLEARLKHGHADWIYTYLKGFYVDESRPFGVNNVVFPNVGMPHVLMDLQGVQEAVKEKDEHGNEHVTELKLVKPGRLSPEEYDQLARDLTTFLTYVAEPMKQERQHLGIWVMLFLLVFFVVSVMLKKEYWKDVH from the coding sequence ATGAAAAAACTGATCGCAATCCTTTCTTTGGCACTATTGCCTATCGTTGGCTTCGCCAATGAAGGGCATCATCTGGAATCTGCAAATGTTGATCTGAATGATCATGCGGCTTTGCAGCGGGGTGCCAAATATTTCGTGAATTACTGTCAGGGCTGTCACTCTCTCAAGTATGTTCGTTATGAGCTCTTTGAGAATTTCGATCTGAGTAAAGAGCAGATTCTGAATAACCTGGTGTTTTCTGATGCCAAGATTGGGGATCTGATCACGACTTCCATGCCAGAGGGGGCTTCTGCCGACTGGTTTGGCACCACCCCGCCGGATCTGACCCTGGAAGCACGCTTGAAGCATGGTCATGCGGACTGGATCTACACTTACCTGAAAGGTTTCTATGTGGATGAGAGCCGTCCTTTTGGCGTCAACAATGTGGTGTTCCCCAACGTGGGCATGCCCCATGTTCTCATGGACCTTCAGGGCGTGCAGGAAGCTGTCAAAGAGAAAGATGAGCATGGTAACGAGCATGTGACTGAACTGAAACTGGTCAAGCCGGGGCGTCTTTCCCCTGAGGAATATGACCAGTTGGCTCGGGATCTGACTACTTTTCTGACCTATGTTGCAGAACCCATGAAGCAGGAGCGCCAGCATCTGGGTATCTGGGTCATGTTGTTCCTGTTGGTATTCTTCGTGGTGTCCGTGATGCTCAAGAAGGAGTACTGGAAAGACGTGCACTGA
- a CDS encoding Nif3-like dinuclear metal center hexameric protein produces the protein MPSVREIIDYCNTRLGITEFEDYCPNGLQVEAGEKVERVVTGVTASLALIEAARDAGADLLLVHHGYFWKGESQPLTGMKGRRVRELFAAGLSMAAYHLPLDAHPELGNNARLGQLLGFPQAGPVTADGLLWGSELSRPMTLETLGRQLQVLTGRPPLLLSGGTHQVARLAWCTGGAQSWLGKAADLDYDAFITGEVSEASFHMAQECNIHFIAAGHHATERYGIQALGAELSDRFGLNHEYIDIPNPV, from the coding sequence ATGCCTTCTGTTCGTGAAATCATTGACTATTGCAACACCCGCCTGGGCATCACAGAGTTTGAGGACTACTGCCCCAATGGTCTGCAGGTAGAGGCGGGTGAAAAGGTTGAGCGGGTGGTTACCGGAGTAACGGCCAGTCTGGCACTCATAGAAGCGGCCCGGGACGCGGGGGCGGACCTGTTGCTGGTGCACCATGGTTATTTCTGGAAGGGGGAATCCCAGCCCCTTACCGGTATGAAGGGGCGACGGGTGCGCGAACTATTTGCGGCCGGTCTGAGTATGGCGGCATATCACCTGCCTCTGGATGCCCATCCGGAACTGGGCAACAATGCGCGTCTCGGTCAGCTCCTGGGTTTTCCTCAGGCAGGGCCGGTTACCGCGGACGGGCTTTTGTGGGGGAGTGAACTCTCCAGGCCCATGACTCTGGAAACCCTTGGTCGGCAACTGCAGGTGCTGACCGGTCGGCCACCCCTGTTGTTGAGTGGGGGGACGCATCAGGTGGCGCGGCTTGCCTGGTGTACGGGGGGCGCCCAGTCGTGGCTGGGAAAGGCAGCAGATCTGGACTATGATGCTTTCATTACCGGAGAGGTGTCAGAGGCCAGCTTCCATATGGCGCAGGAATGCAACATTCATTTTATTGCTGCTGGCCATCATGCCACGGAACGTTATGGTATTCAGGCTTTGGGAGCAGAACTGAGTGATCGTTTTGGCCTGAATCATGAGTATATCGATATCCCCAATCCTGTTTGA
- the hisD gene encoding histidinol dehydrogenase, whose product MADIRKLDANTADFQARLDELLAWDNVSNTAVNDTVNDIIRRIRREGDAALLEFTSRFDAWQAQSAADLEIPRQRLEQAWNAIPGEQQQALEHAADRVRAYAGHQKVQSWEYEEADGTLLGQQVTPLDRVGLYVPGGKAAYPSSVLMNAIPAKVAGVAELIMVVPTPGGEVNELVFAAAHVSGVDRVFAVGGAQAVAALAYGTETVPPVDKVVGPGNIYVATAKRAVFGQVGIDMVAGPSEILIICDGRTNPQWVAMDLFSQAEHDEDAQSILLCPDGDFIDRVEAAIEELLPDMERREIIATALKERGALIRVSDLDEAAMIANYIAPEHLELSVEEPREYAKKIRHAGAIFMGRYTSEPLGDYCAGPNHVLPTSRTARFSSPLGVYDFQKRSSLIMVSEEGADTLGRTASTLARGEGLTAHARSAEYRLKP is encoded by the coding sequence ATGGCTGATATACGCAAACTCGACGCCAACACGGCGGATTTTCAGGCCCGGCTTGATGAACTGCTGGCCTGGGACAATGTTTCCAACACTGCGGTCAACGACACGGTCAACGATATCATCCGCCGCATCCGCAGAGAGGGCGATGCCGCCCTGCTGGAGTTCACCAGCCGTTTCGATGCCTGGCAGGCGCAATCCGCCGCCGATCTGGAAATTCCCAGGCAGCGGTTGGAACAGGCCTGGAACGCCATTCCCGGGGAACAGCAGCAGGCACTGGAACATGCGGCCGACCGGGTGCGTGCCTATGCCGGGCATCAGAAAGTGCAATCCTGGGAATACGAGGAAGCCGATGGCACCCTCCTGGGCCAGCAGGTCACGCCTCTGGACCGGGTGGGCCTGTATGTGCCCGGTGGCAAGGCAGCTTATCCATCTTCCGTGCTCATGAACGCCATTCCCGCCAAAGTGGCCGGAGTGGCAGAGCTGATCATGGTGGTGCCGACTCCTGGTGGTGAGGTCAATGAGCTGGTGTTCGCCGCGGCCCACGTATCCGGCGTGGACCGGGTGTTTGCCGTGGGCGGCGCCCAGGCCGTTGCCGCCCTGGCCTACGGCACGGAAACCGTGCCGCCCGTGGACAAGGTGGTGGGACCGGGCAACATCTACGTGGCCACGGCCAAGCGTGCGGTATTCGGTCAGGTGGGCATCGACATGGTAGCCGGGCCTTCCGAGATCCTCATTATCTGTGATGGCCGTACCAATCCCCAGTGGGTGGCCATGGATCTGTTTTCCCAGGCGGAGCACGATGAAGATGCCCAGTCCATCCTGTTGTGCCCGGACGGGGATTTTATCGACCGGGTGGAAGCTGCCATAGAAGAATTGCTGCCGGACATGGAACGCCGGGAGATCATCGCCACTGCCCTGAAGGAGCGGGGCGCGTTGATCAGGGTCAGTGACCTGGATGAGGCGGCCATGATTGCCAATTACATCGCCCCGGAGCACCTGGAGCTGTCCGTGGAAGAGCCCCGGGAATATGCGAAAAAGATTCGTCATGCGGGCGCCATTTTCATGGGGCGTTATACCTCCGAGCCCCTGGGAGACTACTGCGCCGGACCCAATCATGTCCTGCCCACTTCGCGCACGGCACGTTTCAGTTCGCCCCTGGGTGTGTATGACTTCCAGAAGCGCAGCAGCCTGATCATGGTGTCCGAGGAGGGTGCTGATACCCTGGGGCGCACGGCTTCCACCCTGGCCCGGGGGGAAGGGCTGACGGCCCATGCCCGTTCCGCTGAGTACCGTCTCAAACCGTGA
- a CDS encoding S1C family serine protease — protein sequence MNFQRLITFMFTSAAAGIATAVVVLLFWPGLLPHEEAVLNLNAPVPGNNGWADSVALAEPSVVNIYTSKITRQEGDPLFKNPLMQRYFGDPRGKPKLQRRNNLGSGVVVDANGYILTSNHVIKGADDIFIGAEDQPQVPARVVGIDPDTDLAVIQAAGKDLPPARLGNSAGLRVGDIALAIGNPFGVGKTVTQGIISATGREGLGLATFEDFIQTDAAINMGNSGGALINARGEVIGINTAILSSSGGSHGIGFAIPINLARQVMEQIIRHGRVIRGWIGASGSDLTPAIAKSMGLAEDTTGVLLSGILEDGPADKVGIMPGDIIQRINGKPVKNALEVMNAIAVAPPGTTMDLSILRNNKTMDVQLAVAERPLNVE from the coding sequence ATGAATTTCCAGCGTCTCATCACTTTTATGTTTACCTCGGCAGCCGCTGGTATCGCCACGGCGGTTGTGGTGCTGCTGTTCTGGCCGGGTTTGCTGCCTCATGAAGAAGCCGTTCTAAACCTGAACGCACCGGTGCCGGGCAACAATGGCTGGGCGGACTCTGTTGCCCTGGCAGAGCCGTCGGTGGTCAATATATACACCAGTAAAATCACACGCCAGGAAGGAGACCCCCTGTTCAAAAACCCATTGATGCAACGCTATTTTGGTGATCCCCGGGGCAAACCCAAGCTGCAGCGCAGAAACAATCTCGGCTCCGGCGTGGTGGTGGATGCCAACGGGTATATCCTCACAAGCAACCATGTGATCAAGGGTGCTGACGACATTTTCATTGGCGCCGAAGACCAGCCTCAGGTGCCCGCCCGGGTAGTGGGTATCGATCCCGACACGGATCTTGCCGTCATCCAGGCCGCCGGCAAGGATCTTCCTCCGGCCCGCCTGGGCAACTCTGCCGGGTTGCGGGTGGGGGATATTGCTCTGGCCATCGGCAACCCTTTTGGCGTGGGAAAGACCGTGACCCAGGGCATTATCAGCGCCACGGGCCGTGAGGGTCTGGGACTGGCCACCTTTGAAGATTTCATCCAGACAGATGCCGCCATCAATATGGGCAACTCCGGGGGCGCCCTGATCAACGCCCGGGGCGAGGTCATTGGCATCAACACCGCAATACTTTCCAGCAGCGGCGGCTCTCATGGTATCGGTTTCGCCATTCCCATCAACCTGGCCCGGCAGGTCATGGAGCAGATCATCAGGCATGGCCGGGTGATTCGCGGCTGGATAGGCGCCAGTGGCAGCGATCTCACGCCCGCTATTGCCAAATCCATGGGGCTTGCCGAAGATACTACCGGCGTGCTGCTGTCGGGAATACTGGAAGATGGCCCCGCCGACAAGGTAGGAATCATGCCCGGAGACATCATTCAACGCATCAACGGCAAACCCGTGAAGAACGCCCTGGAAGTAATGAATGCCATCGCTGTGGCGCCTCCCGGCACGACCATGGATTTGAGCATCCTGCGCAACAACAAAACCATGGACGTACAACTGGCCGTGGCCGAGCGTCCCCTGAACGTGGAATGA
- a CDS encoding cytochrome b: MSLMTWIDERFPATKVWNEHLAQYYAPKNFNFWYFFGSLAMLVLVNQIVTGIWLAMSYKPDATLAFASVEYIMRDVNWGWLIRYLHSTGASAFFIVIYLHMFRGLMYGSYRKPRELLWLIGMIIYVAMMATAFFGYLLPWGQMSYWGAQVIVNLFSAIPVIGDDLSIWIRGDYVISDATLNRFFAFHFLLPFILAALVFIHIVALHKVGSNNPDGIEIKKGPKGNRWSDTAPADGIPFHPYYSVKDIAGVVGFLIIFLGIVFFLPDMGGYFLEAPNFEPANPLKTPEHIAPVWYFTPFYAMLRAVPSFAGTQVWGVLVMGASIVVLFFLPWLDKSPVKSIRYKGPISKAMIAMFVVVFVILGYLGMQPSTPGRTLLAQVCTILYFVFFLGMPIYSKIDKTKPVPERVTK; the protein is encoded by the coding sequence ATGAGCCTGATGACCTGGATAGACGAGCGTTTTCCCGCCACCAAGGTGTGGAATGAACACCTGGCGCAATACTACGCGCCCAAGAATTTCAATTTCTGGTACTTCTTTGGCTCCCTGGCCATGCTGGTGCTGGTCAACCAGATTGTCACCGGCATCTGGCTGGCCATGAGCTATAAACCTGATGCGACCCTGGCTTTTGCTTCCGTCGAATACATCATGCGTGACGTGAACTGGGGCTGGCTGATTCGCTATCTGCACTCGACCGGGGCTTCCGCCTTCTTTATCGTCATCTACCTGCACATGTTCCGCGGACTGATGTATGGCTCTTACCGCAAGCCGCGGGAATTGCTGTGGCTCATCGGCATGATCATCTATGTGGCAATGATGGCGACCGCTTTCTTTGGTTATCTGCTCCCCTGGGGCCAGATGTCCTACTGGGGTGCTCAGGTCATCGTCAACCTGTTCTCCGCCATTCCGGTCATTGGTGATGATCTTTCCATCTGGATTCGTGGTGACTATGTTATCTCCGATGCCACGCTGAACCGCTTCTTTGCCTTCCACTTCCTGTTGCCGTTTATCCTGGCCGCCCTGGTATTCATTCATATCGTGGCATTGCACAAGGTAGGCTCCAACAACCCGGATGGCATCGAGATCAAAAAAGGTCCCAAAGGCAACCGCTGGAGTGATACGGCACCTGCCGATGGCATTCCCTTCCATCCTTATTACAGCGTGAAGGATATTGCCGGTGTGGTTGGTTTCCTGATCATATTCCTGGGGATCGTGTTCTTCCTGCCGGACATGGGTGGCTATTTCCTTGAGGCGCCGAACTTCGAACCGGCGAACCCGCTGAAAACGCCTGAGCATATTGCCCCGGTCTGGTACTTCACGCCTTTCTACGCGATGCTGCGTGCCGTACCCAGTTTTGCGGGTACCCAGGTATGGGGTGTTCTGGTGATGGGCGCTTCCATTGTAGTGCTCTTCTTCCTGCCCTGGCTGGACAAGAGCCCGGTGAAATCCATTCGCTACAAGGGGCCGATTTCCAAGGCCATGATTGCCATGTTCGTTGTGGTGTTCGTGATCCTTGGCTACCTGGGTATGCAGCCCTCTACGCCAGGCCGTACGCTGTTGGCGCAGGTATGCACCATTTTGTATTTCGTGTTCTTCCTTGGCATGCCGATCTATAGCAAGATCGACAAGACCAAGCCTGTACCAGAGAGGGTGACCAAATGA